One genomic region from Phragmites australis chromosome 1, lpPhrAust1.1, whole genome shotgun sequence encodes:
- the LOC133913987 gene encoding uncharacterized protein LOC133913987 has product MADYEQEQEMEVEALQAILMDDIKEIDPSESGLSTTARCFEILLSPQDDDFDQSAYVPVQLALIFAHTEKYPDEPPLLNVKSVRGIKPDDLASLKEKLDQEATENLGMAMVYTLVSSAEEWLSEKYGHNGGDEEPEKTEAEEEEVIVPHGEAVTVDSFMAWRERFEAELALQHAKLMPDSALTAPKEKRLTGRQYFESGRHTVKGASTVADEDEEEEEDIEFDDFEDDEEDMLEHYLAEQSGKSSA; this is encoded by the exons ATGGCCG ACTACGAGCAGGAGCAGGAGATGGAGGTGGAGGCCCTGCAGGCCATCCTCATGGACGACATCAAGg AGATCGACCCCAGCGAGAGCGGGCTCAGCACCACCGCCAGGTGCTTTGAGATCCTACTCTCCCCTCAG GATGATGATTTCGACCAGTCGGCTTATGTGCCAG TTCAACTGGCTCTGATTTTTGCGCACACTGAGAAATATCCAGACGAACCTCCACTATTGAATGTCAAAAG TGTACGAGGAATTAAACCAGATGATCTTGCATCCTTGAAGGAAAAGCTTGACCAAGAG GCAACAGAGAATCTTGGCATGGCTATGGTCTATACTCTTGTTTCGTCAGCTGAAGAGTGGCTAAGCGAGAAATACGGACACAATGGTGGAGATGAGGAACCAGAAAAAACtgaagcagaagaagaggag GTTATTGTACCCCATGGTGAAGCTGTTACTGTGGATAGCTTTATGGCTTGGAGAGAACGTTTTGAAGCTGAACTGGCGCTACAGCATGCTAA ACTTATGCCAGATTCAGCTCTTACAGCCCCAAAGGAAAAGAGGCTCACAGGGCGACAGTATTTTGAAAGTGGAAGGCATACAGTG AAAGGAGCAAGCACAGTTGctgatgaagatgaggaagaggaggaagacatTGAATTTGATGATTTTGAAG ATGATGAAGAGGACATGCTTGAGCATTATTTAGCAGAACAATCAGGGAAGTCATCAGCTTAA